CACCCCACAATTGACCTTAGCGTAGGTCCGCCGTAGGACCAGACGGggctggttggtcggtggCATGTTTTTATTGTTGATAATGCTCTTTCTGTGTTGGGCTGCTGGGGAGCCGGTGGAGGCGCAATTGATAATCACATCAATAAAAGGGTGCTGGAGTGGTTGAAACAGGTGGGGCATGGAACCGGCGGGAtgatttttaaacaaatgaaAGCTCATCTGAATCGGGCTTTTGGTCTACTCGAGCGGGCTTTTTGACAACTGAGCGCATCGAGCACgtgcagaaaagaagaagaaaacgattcgtgtttgcaaacaaaaaaaattggccTCTTCGTCCTGATTAAATGAAAAAGACCGACGGTTCCGGCAGGATAATTGCGAATTTGGATGGGTTTGAAACGACACAAAGATGGTACGAGTGAAACATAGGTAAGCATGGCAAGTAACCAATGGGTGACTTGACTGTaatcatttcgattcgattcaatttttAGATACATTCTGGTCCAAATCCGGTGTAACGATCGACCCGAGAGTGACCCGGTCTCCATTTCATCCAACGCACTGCAGCGCTACATCCGCGAGCGAGTGGAACGGTTTTACGGGGAATTTGGGGCCGCCAGTCTCGGACGGATGAATGTGATCTACTTTAACGCCAAAACGCACCTCTGCATCATTCAGTCCCGGCATGGGGCGCATCGGTTTATCACGAGCATATTACCTTTGCTAACGTTGGTAAGATACCGGTATAAAACCGTAGAGTGAAACACTACTATATACAAAATGTTACCTTCCTTAGGCGGACAAAGAAGCAGCACGCTACCGGACACTGTACGTCGGAGCAACGCTACAGCAGTGCCACAAGTACATCATCAAGTATCAGCAGCGGTACATCAACAAAACCATCGGTACCTGCCGGGGAGTggtgcagaagcagaagctcaTCGAGGACGTAACGAAAATGAAACGCCTTTAGTAGTAAGCAGCGGATAGGGGAGGAAAAATCGCTTTTATTAGTTTAAAAACTAGGACGAAGGGAGCCTATACAAGGATAATAAATCACTGCAACGAAGCTAGTGATATGTGCGTCTGTAAGGAGGAAGGTTTCTCTAGAACGAACTGGTCATTTATAGTCCCAAAGTCTGTCAGTCAAAGGTGGTCAGCGTGTCTAAACTCTCATATCACAGCAATCCGTGTCCTGTTTTATCGTAATCAGTTGCTtgtcacggtcacggtcacgTTTGTCTCGTCACGTCAGTCATTTCGTTCAATTAACCTGTCCACCGCAGCCCCTCCTCAGTAGCAGTCATCGTCGCACTCCTTACAAACGTACCTCAGCCTGGTCGAGGGACCTCCGATACCGGTTGTGCTGTTCAGGTAATCGGTCACGCTTGAGGAGAGGCTAAGCAGATGCTGATCCTTACCAACGCCCACGTGCGTCGACAGGCGACACTCGTCGGCGTTCTGAATCTGTACGAAGTTGCACTCCCGGTAGGGCTGCTCGCTATCCCAAAGGAACAGCTCGGACTCTCCGCGGTACCgaagcaccacaccacaaccaccgtcCGTGCCGAGCAGCACGGAGTGCTTACGCTTTGTACCCAGCTCAACGATTGCGCTCGATCCTTTACCGGTACGCAGATGCTCCACCTTGATCGAGTACACCTTCTGGCCACACAGATAGCTGAAGATCACTATGCTCtgtcctttcggtttcgaaatGAGCAGCAGGTAGAGCACATCGGAATCACCGCAGCCAGCTGAGATGGCACGTGGCAGAACCACGCGGTACTGTTTATTGTTATGGAtgtccagcaccagcagcgcaccgTCAGCATCTGATATGATCCTGAAATGCATAAAGGACAAAAGTCCAAGGTTAACGTCACGGGGTTAGCGAGACAAGGATTTTCATCGTACTTACACGCAAGGATGTCCCAACTCGTTGTAATCCGTCACCAGATACTGCAGCCGTGAGGATGCTTTCACAATGTCCGACAACTCGATCGTCTTTACCGTCTTATCGTTGGCCAAATTGAAGGCGTAGATCTTCGGCGGACATCTCTTTATCGGTTGCTCCAGGAAGTTGGTAATACCACTGTCCAGACACCACAGAATACGCTATAAACAAAAAGATCGTCATAAAGTAGCTGCTGACAATTGATCCACGTGCTTCGAAACTATCCCTTACCCTTATGTCGCAGTGTACGTCGATAATGGACTGCATCGAGTTACAGTTGCCTTCCTCCTGATACGCCCAGCAAGGATACGGTTTGATGTGCGCATAGCAAGACGGTTTGTTCAGATCGATCTGGCCGAGAGTAACCGGAATGCCATGCTTCAGCCTGGGCATTGCCGTTATTACCCGGTTCTTGTCGTACTGGAAGCGCACTGGCATTACATGGCTAGCTATGTAGCGCTGCGTCGAGAGGTAGATATTTTTGGTGGATTCGCACGGGAAATCGATCGAGTTACCATTGATTCGGTACACCTTATCGCAGTACTCGTGCTCGGAATCGACACTAGGGGAAACGGACACTAGCAGCACAGTAacgaacaccagcagcatcatgccaCCAGGGTGGCTACGTTGGTGACTCATCATTCGTCGTAACCGAATGCACCAGCGCTGGGGGTTTGCAGAAATCTATTCCAGGTCCACCACAGGAGCACAATCTTCCTATTACGTGTTGCGCCCTTTAACCGTCGACCGTCTACTTCGTTGGGGCAATTGACTTTGTATGATTGTTCCAGCTTCGAGCCTAGCCACATTTATACATGCTTTGGATTTGGCTGTGCCATTTTCCCGCTAGATTTCCGCACAGAACGGTAGCTGGACTTTACTTTGTTTACTCTCACTGGAGGTCCAAGGTCATGGTTAAGGTAAGCACCATCGCGCCAGACAACGCCAGACAGCACCGAACAGGTACCGAAAACGTGCACAAACGTGTGTGCGACACGAAGTACGTGCATTCCCCGGAACACAGCCAAACAACCGGTGGTCGGCTGTTGACCACGGATTTCTGGTGACGATCAACAATCTGCGAGCGAAACAGAGACCATCCTCCTTTTGGAAGTGGTTACGTTCTTGGCATTATGTGTTTCGTTGTATTTTACGTGTCGGTACATCAAATATTGATAGTTACAACCTGTATGCTTTCAGCATAATTCAACGTGCAGGTCTCGCGACGCGACCATAATGTCATACTTGAAATCCATGCACTTCCCACGGATTCCAGGGAACGGAATTCTTAAActgtgtttttatgtttctcaTACCGAGGAGACGCGAATCCATGAGGTCATAAGTAAGTACGTGACGACGTGACGTAGTGACTGCTATGCCCCGGCGATGTACTAGTTGGCACACGTTTTCAACGGgtttacaaacaaaatggcCCACAGCTCCCAGGTGTCCCCATGGCTTCCACTTTCACGATGCACTGCTACacaaaaaatgttaaacagATAAATATTTTGAGTTAGCCGGATAATGATGTGACTCGACTATCCAACGGACCCACCTCAGCACCGAGGGAACCAACCGGAATCCGAGCTCACCGACCAGACGACAACATCTTAACGCCTTGAACTCCGGGAAACTCTGTCGCTAGGTAAACTATAAATTGTTTCGTGCGGAATGGTTTAGGGAACAGTCAGGTTAGTTAACCGATCGCCGTGGTGTTACTTTTGCTCCACTTGTCAGATACATAGTGCGCAATTCCGGCCAAGTCCGGTTGATCGATCAGAGATGTGCGAAGAAAGGAcgttccggttgctgccggtggtacGGCTTGCGATGGTGGTTGGATTGCTGTTAGCGGCCAGCAACATGATGGCGAACGAAGTTCGGGCGGACTGTAATTCATCGGATAACTGCACCCGCGCGATCTACACCTGGGAAGGTGGACGTATCGTGTGGCCCTGCCCCACGACCAAGCGGCTTATTACAAGCGCTGGCAAATATATTCCACGTGATGTGATCGCCATGCGTTGCACACGTACGCGTACATCGACGATTTGCGCATTCCCGCGCTACAAGAGCAGCTATCCGATCACCCTCAGCAGGGTGCATGCGACGAAGAAGGGTTGCGATGTAAAATTCGAACCGTTCCCTTGCTGGAGCGAACAGGAGGAGGGTAACTGCAAAGCATTGCAATCGGTTATTGATGTGTACAGCGATGGCGATTACGTGTGGGCCCTGGACAGTGGAGTGACACAGTCCCTTCGTTGTCCCGTTCAACGCTGTCCACCCAAGGTGGTCGTTTACTGTGCCAAGACGGGCAAGTTGCTGAAGACGATCAATCTGGCCCGGTACGTAACGGAAAAGTCGCGGCTACAGTACTTGCAGGTCGAATGTACGAAGGGTGGCAAGTGCTACGTGTACATTAGCGATCCCGGCAATAATGCGATCATCGTATACGATGTGTACAATGGGCGCGGCTATCGGGTGGTACTGCCCAAGGCGGTCCATTTGGGTTCGCGGTACCGGGATGTGCTGTACACCTTCCTCTCGAAGCACAAGGATGGTACGAGACTCTACTTCACGTACCTCAGCGGAAACCGACTGTTCGCCATCAAGACGGAACACCTGCGCAAGGGTCATGGCGGAAACATTATCGGTAAGTCCTTGGCCATAGTCTTATGGCCACGTGTTTCGAATTGAACAGTCGAATGAATGAACCGTTATCCGGTATGCATTGCTTTTACAGATATTGGAGAAAAGCCGCACGTTCCGGTAATTCTTGGAACGGATGGTGGCTCGGGAGTGTTCTTCCGTGAGGAAGGTGAATCGGAGATCTACTTCTGGAACACGAACTCCTGCTACAAGAAGGCGAACTTTGTGCTGGTATACAAGAGCCAGTTGGGTCTGTTTGCGACCCACGTGTTCCCCGATTACAAGCTGAACcgtatgctggtgctggagaacGATTTCCCTAGCTACGTGAAGGACCATGCGTCCTGCGGAACGTTGCACCAGATTTCGATCCTGGACGGTAGCTGCAAGTGTCACGGTAACTCGTAGACCGTTCACCGATCCTTTTTTTATATAGTTCATAGCTTGATGTACGTGTAAACATGTGATATGCTAACAGGAGAATGTAGTGTTGGGGGAGAACCGTCCCGTAGCGTCAATCCGAACTGAAACCACACAAATAAAGACAATCAAATCGGCGCAAAACAGGATCCTCACTAGACACTGGTCTCtgcgacggacggacggacgaacgaacaaacgaaggaAGACCACACAAGGTTCACTTTCCAGTAAGGAAACTTAATTTATTATCCAATCAATGCGGTCACTGCTGGCGAAGGACCGCATGAAACTGATAAGAATATAGCGGGGGAAGTGTGGCTTAGGCAGCGACCTTCTGCGTGATTTCACGGGCCTTTGCCTTCTCCAGCTTGGCGATGCGGGCCATGCTCTTGGGGCCCAGCAGACCACCGCCCCAGTGGCGACGGATCTCATCGTACCGGTCGTTGTAGTTGGTCTTGATCGTCTCGACCAGCTTGGTGAGGGTGGCGCGGTCCGAGTTGTCGACCTGGGTCAGGGCGACACAGGTGCACGTCTTGCGGTACACGAGCGCTCCCAGGCGCGACTTTGCCTTGATGATGCAGTACGGAATGCCCATCTTGCGGCAGAGCGCCGGCAGGTAGACGACCAGCTCGATCGGGTCCACATCGTGCGCAATCACGACCAGCTGggccttcttctgctcgaccAGCTTCACCACGGTGTTGATGCCCTGGCGCACAGTGTTCGGCTTCTTCGCTGGCGGCTCCTCCTTACCGGCAGCCTTGGCCTCGGCGGCGGCCTTCAGACGCTGCGCCTTCACGATCGGGTTCTCCGGGCGGTacttctccagcagcttcagcagctgcTGAGCCGTCGGTTTGTCGAGGGCCTGCGAGAACTGATTAATTGGCGGCGGCACCTTCAGACGCTTCTGCAGAATCGCCTTCTGGCGCTGGATGCGAATGTACTTCGGCCAGCGCACAAAACGGGACAGGTCACGCTTCGGCTGCACGTTCTGGCCGATGCCATAGTTCTTCACGCGTCGCTCGAAGAGGGGGTTGATCACCTTCTTAACCTCAACTTTTTTCGTTGCCAGCGGAGCGGCCGCAACCTTCTTGCTGCTCACTACCTTCTTCTTTTGTGGCTTCTTGTTGACCATTGTTGATGAATCCTACGGTGAACGGTGCGAAAAAGGGGCAGAATTTAGTAAAATCACACGTATTTTGGAGGAGCGCATTTCTTCGGTACCTCTTCACACTGTTgcggaaaacgaaaggaaggctATCACGCAGCCACACTAGCAAATGTCACTGTCAACGAGGGGCCTGCTTCCTGTCATTCGGCTCCTGTCGCTCGGATGCACAACGCCTCACGCTGCGCTAGCAGATGGGATCCGTaggaaaacaatcgattcACAGTTGAAATTGATCAGAAACACACATCGCAATCAAATGGATGGCATAGAATCCATCACACGGAAGGGGAAAACAATAGACAGAGACGCTGCGGTTGAAAAAGTATTGATCGTTTTTGTGGTGTCCGTTATTGCGCGGCTCTATTGTTTCTTGGTTGTCTTAAAGTAGACTTCAAAGGCAGGGAAGATCATTCTCACTCGGTCAGTGGAAGACCTTTTTAAGACCTAGTTTGTGGAGAATCGCATCCGAGAAACAGGCAGCATCTGTCAAAATAGATAAAACCGTTCGAGAGTTGCAGGTTTTCGAGACCCACGGCGGCACGGTACGGGGAATTGTTGAgtgaaaatgcatttaaaacCAATTAATCCACCATTTTGCTAACGAACAGCGACAGTGCGGTGTGCGCTGCACGTTAGCGAACAGTGCGGAAGGGTAGACGGGTACGAGAACTCCTTTGTGTGGTAGTTATTAACGAAGTTTCTCGACGCGGAAGTAGAAcgatttttccctttcttttttgcgtTGTGAAATCCACAATAGAGTAGTGTGTGCGAGTATGTAGTGATCGTCGATGTGTACCCCTGTGTGTGGGGTGGTCCTTTGGCTTTGCCTCATCATCAGCCCGAGTGTAGTCGTGTGGTGGGCGGGGTGGCGCGTggggcggttgttgttttccttcacGAGCCTCACGAAATGATGCAAATCTTCCTTGTCGGGCGCTGTTCTATATTTATGAGGCCAACCAGCTTGAACCGAACTCGGCATACCATGTGTGGTGGGGTGctcttcaacaacagcaacaacaacaacagcagcagcactacgacAGAGCGTTGATTCTGGCGGATGCACACATACGAGTCTCGCACATCATCAAGGTCGTATTCGGGAGACTTTGTGAACGCGAGTAGAACGAATAGCTCGAAGGTCGAATCATTTAGACGTTGAGTTAGCTGGTACAATCTATTCCGAGGGTACCAACTTGTCCATCCCCCCCGCCCATCTTTCGTCATCTGTCCGTTGAAGATGTGCTGGCAATGGGCGAATGCTGAATAATTCTAGATAGTCGTGGCCTCGAGCTGCTGTCTGGAGTCTCTATCGTCAGTATCATTACGTGCGTGCGTACTTACGGCCGCGCAGTGAACCGTATGTGGCGAGAACGTTTACCTCTTTGCCCTTTTCGCCCATCCTCCCCGCCTTGGCGGGTTGAAGGAACGGGGAAtaagaaaatatttgaattatttttaGCCTTTCGGAAATCATGCACACCGCGTCCTCTACTGTAACCGCAAGTCTCGCCTGCTCGGCCCCGTGGGTAATCtagtgactgctgctgctgctgccacggtcTTAGCTAATTCGCTCGAGCAACGTCGCCAACGAATGCGAATGAACGACGACGGCCTGTTCCTGGGATTTCTTCGAAAACAAAGCCATCTTTGGGCTGGATTTACAACTGATAAGCTGACACGGTTTTACCCGTCTATCGTCAGTTCATCGGATGTGTGACAGGATAAGAGAAAGGACCATCAGCTGGAGGGTTGAGAGCTGATTCCAACAAcgggcaccaccaaccagccataTGCGGTTAAGTCCGGAGAAAAataatgtgtatgtgtgacagCTGGTCGAAGTGACGTAGTCTGGTGCTGCCTCAGGCGGACGCAGTCAGGGAGAAAGAAGAGCGTTAACGGGGTAAATCGTATCAGCCCATAGAAGATAGAGCTCAAGGAAGGGCTTGCTGCGTAGACGGGGAGAGCAGCGAGAAGAATGCAGCGCAGTGGCAACACCGCAGTGGTGACCGATCAGAGCGAGAGACCGAGTTTGTTTATGTTACGacgtcatcatcgacatcacggCCCTGTCAAAGCgggagtgagagagcaagcgaacgaacgagtatcatcgtcaccacctcCGTGCCCCGTTCGTTTCTccccgttcgtcgtcgtcatcgtgggtTTGGGGTGGCACTGGTGACGGGGGCAGCCTGTGACCGGATTCGAGTGCAAAGCGTAGTTGGCGAGTTGGTCGTGGAGTTGGTCGGGGAGTTGGTCGATTCGCACGCACCAGCTAGCAGCCCAATATTGGGGACTCTCCAATGCATACGAGCGTTCTTAGTTACTACATGGTTACTTGAGCGAGTGTTTTGTTCTTTATTGATTGCAGCGCTTGTGTCGAAGCAGCCAACGATTCAGTGTGGTGTAGAGTGTCCGAGTGTCGCGTTTTCTGGTGAATCATTGGCTGTCGTCATCCGTCGCGTATAGGTGGTAGTGATCCTTAGAAGGTGCTGGATTAAGTGCGATTTTTTAGAGTGCATCAGCACTTTTTGGATGACGAGACAGTGTCCATTCCGTTGGCATAGATCTGCAGTGGTACGGTGtcaaccgcgcacacacatactcgcGAGCATAAACATCTAAATCGTACGCACAAATCGTagccagccaccaaccagCTGCTACTGTTCGCTATTGTAACGTCGTAGTAAGCTGTGTAGGGTGGCAAACAAAGAGCAGCTCCGGAGCATTGCGTTGCATACTTCACTGTTCC
This sequence is a window from Anopheles darlingi chromosome 3, idAnoDarlMG_H_01, whole genome shotgun sequence. Protein-coding genes within it:
- the LOC125956780 gene encoding uncharacterized protein LOC125956780; its protein translation is MVRVKHRYILVQIRCNDRPESDPVSISSNALQRYIRERVERFYGEFGAASLGRMNVIYFNAKTHLCIIQSRHGAHRFITSILPLLTLADKEAARYRTLYVGATLQQCHKYIIKYQQRYINKTIGTCRGVVQKQKLIEDVTKMKRL
- the LOC125956752 gene encoding major royal jelly protein 2; amino-acid sequence: MMSHQRSHPGGMMLLVFVTVLLVSVSPSVDSEHEYCDKVYRINGNSIDFPCESTKNIYLSTQRYIASHVMPVRFQYDKNRVITAMPRLKHGIPVTLGQIDLNKPSCYAHIKPYPCWAYQEEGNCNSMQSIIDVHCDIRRILWCLDSGITNFLEQPIKRCPPKIYAFNLANDKTVKTIELSDIVKASSRLQYLVTDYNELGHPCVIISDADGALLVLDIHNNKQYRVVLPRAISAGCGDSDVLYLLLISKPKGQSIVIFSYLCGQKVYSIKVEHLRTGKGSSAIVELGTKRKHSVLLGTDGGCGVVLRYRGESELFLWDSEQPYRECNFVQIQNADECRLSTHVGVGKDQHLLSLSSSVTDYLNSTTGIGGPSTRLRYVCKECDDDCY
- the LOC125956751 gene encoding uncharacterized protein LOC125956751: MCEERTFRLLPVVRLAMVVGLLLAASNMMANEVRADCNSSDNCTRAIYTWEGGRIVWPCPTTKRLITSAGKYIPRDVIAMRCTRTRTSTICAFPRYKSSYPITLSRVHATKKGCDVKFEPFPCWSEQEEGNCKALQSVIDVYSDGDYVWALDSGVTQSLRCPVQRCPPKVVVYCAKTGKLLKTINLARYVTEKSRLQYLQVECTKGGKCYVYISDPGNNAIIVYDVYNGRGYRVVLPKAVHLGSRYRDVLYTFLSKHKDGTRLYFTYLSGNRLFAIKTEHLRKGHGGNIIDIGEKPHVPVILGTDGGSGVFFREEGESEIYFWNTNSCYKKANFVLVYKSQLGLFATHVFPDYKLNRMLVLENDFPSYVKDHASCGTLHQISILDGSCKCHGNS
- the LOC125956765 gene encoding 60S ribosomal protein L7a; amino-acid sequence: MVNKKPQKKKVVSSKKVAAAPLATKKVEVKKVINPLFERRVKNYGIGQNVQPKRDLSRFVRWPKYIRIQRQKAILQKRLKVPPPINQFSQALDKPTAQQLLKLLEKYRPENPIVKAQRLKAAAEAKAAGKEEPPAKKPNTVRQGINTVVKLVEQKKAQLVVIAHDVDPIELVVYLPALCRKMGIPYCIIKAKSRLGALVYRKTCTCVALTQVDNSDRATLTKLVETIKTNYNDRYDEIRRHWGGGLLGPKSMARIAKLEKAKAREITQKVAA